TAAGATGGGATTACGAGCAATCGAAGCGATAAAGGATATTATTCATAAAGGTACAGCCGAAGAAATAAGCAAAGCCATCAAAGGTAGTCACCGTTTTTGGAGAATTCGTCCTGCTTTTATTTATGAAACAAGGGAATATTTAAAAAAAGAATATAAGCTCGATATAAAGAGAATTTTGTCATCATATAAAGGTCATCCATATGAACTTCGTGATTTCTTTGCATTAAATAAAAAAATAAAGGGAATAGGCTTCAAAGAAGCAAGCCACTTTTTACGAAATATTGGATATAGGGGGTATGCAATACTCGACAAACATATACTCAATTGCCTTTATGAGTTCGGTGTTTTGGAAAAAAATGTCAGGCCTTCCAATAGAAAAGATTATCTTTATATTGAATCAAAAATGAAAAAATTCTCAAAAGAAATCAATATAGACATCGATGAGCTTGACCTTCTTCTTTGGAGCAGACAAACGGGAGAAATCTTAAAATAAAAAGAGAGAAGGAGATAAGCCGGGTTCTGTTATGCCATTGAGGCATTGCAGCCATCTATCTTGACTTAATGTTGCCATTAAGTTCTATCGGCCTACCCGAAGCAGTTAGCAAAAGCTATTGGGCGGAGAATCCCATCTGCTTCCTACTTGGCCTTTCTCCGGGTGGGGTTTGCCAAGCTGTTTCAGTCGCCTGAAACACTGGTGAGCTCTTACCTCACCTTTTCACCCTTACCGCACAATATATGCGGCGGTATATTTTCTGTGGCACTTTCCTTGGGGTTGCCCCCACTTCGTGTTACGAAGCACCCTTCTCCGTGGAGCCCGGACTTTCCTCTTCCTATAAGCATACTGTGCTTATAGAAAGCGGCTGCCTCTCCTTCTCCCATTTTTATAAATTATTCATTTACACTTTAATGTCAACCGATTAATATGTTTTTTATAAACAAGAAGTTAGCAAAAAATCATCTTTTCAAGACAAAACAGAAAAACAGGCAAAAGATAATGATATGGATTATTCTTCCATCTTACAATGAAGAAGAAGCCCTTCCAATTCTTCTTGAAAAAATAAAAGAGACATCAAAAGGATTCGAAGATGACTATAAGGTAGTAGTTGTCGATGATGGAAGTAGTGACAATACACAAGCCATTCTCGAGAACTTCAAAAAAAAGATTCCATTGGAAATAATAAGACACACAAAAAATTTGGGCCTCGGAAAAGCCCTCTTCAATGGTATCAAAAAAGTTGTTGTAGAAGCTTCAAATGGAGATGTTGTAATAACTTTGGATGCCGATAATACCCATCCACCAACTCTTTTCAAAGAAATGATTACTAAATTGAGGGAAGAAAACAATCAAATAGTGATTGCCTCGAGATATGAAAAAGGAGGAGAAGAAGTCGGACTATCATTGTTTCGAAAAATATTAAGCCGCAGCGCAAGTATTATTATAAAAGCAGGTTTTGATGTGGGAAATGCAAAGGACTGCACTTGCGGATTTAGGGCATATGATGCAGGGATACTAAAAAAGGGATTAGAGATATATGGAGATAAACTAATAGAAGAAAGCAGTTTTGTCTGCATGGCTGAGCTTTTGGTTAAATTATCACATATTGGGGCCAAGGTTTCTGAAGTGCCTCTTATCCTTAGATATGATCTGAAGAAAGGCAGTTCAAAAATGAAATATATTTATACGATTTGGCGTTAT
Above is a genomic segment from Candidatus Schekmanbacteria bacterium containing:
- a CDS encoding N-glycosylase/DNA lyase; its protein translation is MVSERFIKNLQEDYALKRKEIKARLREFKQKGKSSNRELFEELAFCILTANASAKMGLRAIEAIKDIIHKGTAEEISKAIKGSHRFWRIRPAFIYETREYLKKEYKLDIKRILSSYKGHPYELRDFFALNKKIKGIGFKEASHFLRNIGYRGYAILDKHILNCLYEFGVLEKNVRPSNRKDYLYIESKMKKFSKEINIDIDELDLLLWSRQTGEILK
- a CDS encoding glycosyltransferase family 2 protein encodes the protein MFFINKKLAKNHLFKTKQKNRQKIMIWIILPSYNEEEALPILLEKIKETSKGFEDDYKVVVVDDGSSDNTQAILENFKKKIPLEIIRHTKNLGLGKALFNGIKKVVVEASNGDVVITLDADNTHPPTLFKEMITKLREENNQIVIASRYEKGGEEVGLSLFRKILSRSASIIIKAGFDVGNAKDCTCGFRAYDAGILKKGLEIYGDKLIEESSFVCMAELLVKLSHIGAKVSEVPLILRYDLKKGSSKMKYIYTIWRYFNLVIRKNKLLSFPKY